Proteins from one Bacillus alveayuensis genomic window:
- a CDS encoding EmrB/QacA subfamily drug resistance transporter (product_source=TIGR00711; cath_funfam=1.20.1250.20; cog=COG0477; pfam=PF07690; superfamily=103473; tigrfam=TIGR00711; transmembrane_helix_parts=Inside_1_20,TMhelix_21_40,Outside_41_54,TMhelix_55_77,Inside_78_88,TMhelix_89_111,Outside_112_114,TMhelix_115_137,Inside_138_143,TMhelix_144_166,Outside_167_170,TMhelix_171_193,Inside_194_205,TMhelix_206_225,Outside_226_228,TMhelix_229_251,Inside_252_270,TMhelix_271_293,Outside_294_307,TMhelix_308_330,Inside_331_336,TMhelix_337_356,Outside_357_365,TMhelix_366_388,Inside_389_408,TMhelix_409_428,Outside_429_437,TMhelix_438_460,Inside_461_477) produces the protein MGIDQEAVQPRETFNKVPLMIVLISGAFVAILNQTLLGTALPHIMQDLHLDANTAQWLQSIFMLVNGIMIPITAFLIERFTTRGLFLTAMSLFAFGTAVCAAASNFGILMAGRVAQAAGAGIIMPLMQTILFLIFPVEKRGSAMGMFGLVIAFAPAIGPTLSGWLVEHFPWRSLFYVILPIVMIDLIVSYFILKNVTKQTFPQIDILSILFSTLGFGGLLYGFSTAGNSGWTSDSVIISLIIGAIFLVWFIRRQLKLDHPILEFKVFKDKLFTLTTAIGMIVFIAMIGSAIILPLFMQNMLGFSAFESGLALLPGALLMGFMNPITGRLFDKYGAKWLAVGGLTILTATTFMFTNLSNATTFTFITVVNTVRMLGIAMVMMPATTAGLNQLPDHLIPHGTAMNNTMRQVAGAIGTALLVTVMSSHALPEKGINGIIHGVNVSFFVAGTSTLIALIMSLFIKNAQDEGVKMINEKRIG, from the coding sequence ATGGGAATAGACCAAGAGGCGGTACAGCCAAGAGAAACATTTAACAAAGTACCACTTATGATTGTTTTAATTTCAGGAGCTTTTGTCGCTATTTTAAATCAGACGTTATTAGGTACAGCATTGCCTCATATCATGCAAGATTTACACCTCGATGCGAATACTGCACAGTGGTTGCAATCTATTTTCATGCTTGTGAATGGGATTATGATCCCGATCACAGCTTTTTTAATTGAAAGATTTACGACAAGGGGACTATTTCTTACAGCAATGAGTTTATTTGCCTTTGGCACAGCGGTTTGTGCTGCTGCTTCAAATTTTGGCATATTGATGGCTGGAAGAGTTGCTCAAGCTGCTGGGGCTGGTATTATCATGCCGCTAATGCAAACGATTCTATTTCTTATTTTTCCTGTTGAAAAACGCGGTTCAGCAATGGGGATGTTTGGTTTAGTGATTGCTTTTGCTCCAGCTATTGGTCCAACTTTATCCGGTTGGCTTGTGGAACATTTTCCATGGAGAAGCTTATTTTATGTGATTTTGCCGATCGTTATGATCGACTTAATCGTTTCTTATTTTATACTCAAAAATGTTACGAAACAAACGTTTCCACAAATTGATATTTTATCTATCCTCTTTTCTACTTTGGGGTTTGGCGGTTTGTTATATGGATTTAGTACAGCTGGAAATAGTGGTTGGACGAGCGATTCCGTTATAATCTCCTTGATAATCGGGGCCATTTTCCTCGTTTGGTTTATAAGGAGACAGTTAAAATTAGATCATCCAATACTCGAATTTAAAGTCTTTAAAGATAAATTGTTCACCTTAACAACTGCTATTGGCATGATTGTATTTATCGCGATGATCGGTTCAGCCATCATTTTACCGTTGTTCATGCAAAATATGCTCGGCTTTTCTGCATTTGAATCAGGATTAGCTCTTTTGCCAGGTGCCCTTTTAATGGGATTTATGAATCCCATTACCGGAAGATTGTTTGACAAATATGGCGCCAAATGGCTCGCAGTTGGTGGATTAACGATATTAACTGCGACAACATTTATGTTTACGAATTTATCAAATGCAACAACGTTTACTTTTATAACAGTAGTGAATACAGTAAGGATGTTAGGAATTGCAATGGTCATGATGCCTGCAACAACAGCAGGACTAAACCAGCTGCCTGACCATTTAATTCCACACGGCACAGCGATGAACAATACAATGCGCCAAGTAGCTGGTGCGATAGGAACGGCCTTGCTTGTAACGGTTATGTCTAGCCATGCCCTTCCCGAAAAAGGAATCAATGGAATCATCCATGGTGTGAATGTGTCGTTTTTTGTTGCTGGCACTTCTACTCTCATTGCACTTATCATGTCCCTATTTATTAAAAACGCTCAAGATGAAGGCGTAAAGATGATCAACGAAAAAAGAATTGGATAA
- a CDS encoding ribonuclease BN (tRNA processing enzyme) (product_source=COG1234; cath_funfam=3.60.15.10; cog=COG1234; pfam=PF12706; smart=SM00849; superfamily=56281), which yields MMKLTVVGFWGGYPRKNEATSGYLLEKNNFRLLVDCGSAVLSQLQNYIQIEQLNAVILSHYHYDHVADIGPLQYARLIGGMLNHSKEVLPIYAHRNDPQFQTLTFKDVSIGKAYDPNKSLTIGPFTISFLKTDHPVECYAMRITDGEHTIVYTSDTSFKEEFISFAKGADLLICECNFYADQDGKAAGHMNSHEAAFIAKEAGVEELCLTHLPHFGDLNQLVEEAKAIFDGTITLAQSGRMWTF from the coding sequence ATGATGAAGTTAACAGTTGTAGGTTTTTGGGGAGGTTATCCGAGAAAAAATGAAGCTACTTCCGGTTATTTACTTGAAAAGAATAACTTTCGTTTATTAGTGGACTGTGGGAGTGCTGTACTATCACAGCTGCAAAATTACATTCAAATAGAGCAATTAAATGCGGTCATTTTATCTCATTATCATTATGATCATGTCGCTGATATTGGTCCACTACAATATGCACGGTTAATTGGAGGAATGTTAAATCATTCAAAAGAGGTTCTTCCTATTTATGCACATAGAAATGATCCACAATTCCAAACGTTAACTTTTAAGGATGTTTCGATCGGAAAAGCATATGACCCAAATAAGTCTTTAACCATCGGTCCATTTACGATTTCGTTCTTAAAAACAGATCATCCTGTTGAGTGCTATGCGATGAGAATAACAGATGGTGAACATACAATTGTTTATACGTCTGACACTAGTTTTAAAGAAGAATTTATATCTTTTGCAAAAGGGGCCGATCTGCTTATTTGTGAATGCAATTTTTATGCAGATCAAGATGGAAAAGCTGCTGGTCATATGAATAGCCATGAGGCCGCATTCATTGCCAAAGAGGCAGGGGTAGAAGAGCTTTGTCTTACTCATTTACCGCACTTTGGGGACCTTAATCAATTAGTGGAAGAAGCAAAAGCTATATTTGATGGAACGATCACGTTAGCCCAAAGTGGACGTATGTGGACATTTTAG
- a CDS encoding FdhD protein (product_source=KO:K02379; cath_funfam=3.10.20.10,3.40.140.10; cog=COG1526; ko=KO:K02379; pfam=PF02634; superfamily=53927; tigrfam=TIGR00129) produces the protein MKRIQISRTVTRFENGKVKKIEDCIVTEQPVTIKLNNEEFATMVCTPEYVEDMVIGFLASEGVIRNYDDIEDLWVQEREGFVHVKTRFTNEFYQKFHSKRYITSCCGKSRQGFVFFNDARVAKYMEDINIRLTYEDCFRLMNAMQNRAVVFQKTGGVHNAALCDQNDIVLSRLDIGRHNALDKIYGHCLRNNISLKDKVIVFSGRISSEILSKVAKIGCEIVLSKSAPTELALELAEELGITTVGFIRNNSLNVYTHPERIIEAIED, from the coding sequence ATGAAACGAATTCAAATTTCACGAACAGTAACCCGTTTTGAAAATGGTAAAGTCAAAAAAATAGAGGACTGTATCGTAACAGAACAGCCGGTAACAATTAAATTGAACAATGAAGAGTTTGCAACAATGGTTTGTACACCTGAATATGTTGAAGACATGGTCATTGGTTTTTTAGCATCTGAAGGCGTCATTCGTAATTATGATGATATTGAAGACTTGTGGGTGCAAGAAAGAGAAGGGTTTGTCCACGTCAAAACACGCTTTACTAACGAGTTTTACCAGAAATTTCATTCCAAGCGTTATATAACGTCTTGTTGTGGAAAAAGCAGACAAGGATTTGTTTTTTTTAATGATGCCAGAGTTGCTAAATACATGGAAGATATTAACATTCGATTAACTTATGAAGACTGTTTTCGCTTGATGAACGCGATGCAAAATCGTGCAGTAGTTTTCCAAAAAACCGGCGGCGTTCACAATGCTGCTTTATGCGATCAAAATGATATTGTACTCTCGAGATTAGACATCGGAAGGCACAATGCATTGGATAAAATTTACGGACATTGCCTGCGCAACAATATTTCATTAAAGGATAAGGTGATCGTTTTTAGCGGACGTATTTCATCAGAAATTTTATCGAAAGTAGCAAAAATTGGATGTGAAATCGTTCTCTCAAAATCCGCACCTACTGAATTAGCTCTTGAGCTTGCAGAAGAACTCGGAATTACTACGGTTGGATTTATCCGGAACAATTCCCTAAATGTATATACACATCCAGAACGAATCATTGAAGCTATCGAAGATTAA
- a CDS encoding putative ABC transport system permease protein (product_source=KO:K05832; cog=COG4120; ko=KO:K05832; pfam=PF02653; transmembrane_helix_parts=Inside_1_6,TMhelix_7_29,Outside_30_48,TMhelix_49_71,Inside_72_83,TMhelix_84_106,Outside_107_142,TMhelix_143_165,Inside_166_194,TMhelix_195_217,Outside_218_220,TMhelix_221_243,Inside_244_249,TMhelix_250_269,Outside_270_278,TMhelix_279_297,Inside_298_328): protein MPIAIFGSIESGLIYAMMALGVYLSFRILDFPDLTVDGSFVTGAAVCAVMIVNGWNPVLATISAIFVGFIAGSITGLLHTKGKINPLLSGILMMIALYSINLRIMGRSNVPLLQEETFFSHISGIFAPIDELLTALIPYSPSTWSVIFSMLVFVIVLKFILDYFLKTEIGLALRAVGDNQQMIESFSANTDILKIIGLGLSNALVALSGAFVAQYSGFSDIGMGIGMIIIGLASVIIGEALIGSKSIVRATLAVIIGAIVYRLIVAFALRFNFFETGDLKLITACIVILSLTIPRYIDKKREKKRKLLRRKELEKKRGEQLASTKAHL from the coding sequence ATGCCAATCGCAATTTTTGGATCAATCGAATCAGGTTTAATCTATGCAATGATGGCACTCGGTGTCTATTTATCTTTTAGAATTTTAGATTTTCCAGATTTAACAGTAGATGGAAGTTTTGTAACGGGTGCTGCTGTTTGTGCTGTGATGATTGTAAATGGTTGGAATCCAGTTTTAGCTACAATTTCAGCAATCTTTGTCGGATTTATCGCTGGTTCCATTACGGGACTTTTGCATACGAAAGGAAAAATTAATCCGCTTCTTTCCGGTATATTAATGATGATCGCCTTATACTCGATTAACTTACGTATTATGGGACGATCAAATGTTCCTTTGCTTCAGGAAGAAACATTTTTTTCTCATATTAGCGGTATTTTTGCTCCAATTGATGAATTGTTGACAGCTCTTATACCATATTCTCCTTCAACATGGTCTGTCATTTTTTCAATGCTTGTATTCGTTATTGTACTAAAATTTATACTCGATTATTTTTTAAAAACTGAAATTGGTCTTGCACTTCGGGCTGTTGGAGATAATCAGCAGATGATCGAAAGTTTTTCCGCCAATACAGATATATTAAAAATAATCGGGTTAGGCTTATCCAATGCCCTTGTCGCTTTATCCGGTGCCTTTGTTGCTCAATATAGCGGATTTAGTGACATCGGTATGGGAATTGGAATGATTATTATTGGATTAGCCTCTGTCATCATTGGAGAAGCTCTCATTGGAAGCAAATCGATCGTACGGGCAACATTAGCCGTTATTATCGGGGCTATTGTATACCGTTTAATTGTTGCTTTTGCACTACGATTTAATTTCTTTGAAACAGGAGACTTAAAATTAATTACGGCTTGCATCGTCATTTTATCGTTAACGATCCCGCGTTATATTGACAAAAAACGTGAAAAAAAGAGAAAGCTTTTAAGAAGAAAGGAATTGGAGAAAAAGCGGGGTGAACAACTTGCTTCAACTAAAGCACATTTATAA
- a CDS encoding hypothetical protein (product_source=Hypo-rule applied; pfam=PF14149; superfamily=57850) has translation MLEKVTEFFRNLPAKKCIECGKEMEEQHECYGNVCNECLHVK, from the coding sequence ATGTTAGAAAAGGTGACTGAATTTTTTAGAAATTTACCAGCTAAAAAATGTATAGAATGTGGAAAAGAAATGGAAGAACAACATGAATGTTATGGAAATGTTTGTAATGAATGTTTACATGTAAAATAA
- a CDS encoding putative ABC transport system substrate-binding protein (product_source=KO:K01989; cath_funfam=3.40.50.2300; cleavage_site_network=SignalP-noTM; cog=COG2984; ko=KO:K01989; pfam=PF04392; superfamily=53822), protein MKKHLGIFISILLLLALALAGCGSNNETSEGSNDSQSSKDTNEKTYKIGVTQIVEHPSLDEAFKGFKQALEDKGLKVEYDVQIAQGDQSNNQTIANNFVGDGVDLIFANSTPSALAAVNATKDIPIVFTSVTDPVGAGLVKDMENPEGNVTGTTDTHPDAIPNTVKFIDEYIDGNKVGMIYNSGEQNSVAQIDLVKKAMEGTDLEVVEASVSTSAEVKQAAESLVGKVDSIYIITDNTVVSALESVISVANDKDIPLFVGELDSVHRGGFAAYGFEYFDIGYQAGEMAADILNGDKKPSDIPVQYPQNLKLLINKKAAKEMNIEILDEWQDMAEFVEE, encoded by the coding sequence ATGAAAAAGCATTTAGGCATATTCATAAGTATTTTATTGCTGCTAGCATTAGCGTTAGCAGGTTGTGGTTCGAATAATGAAACATCTGAGGGTTCAAACGACTCTCAATCTAGTAAAGATACGAATGAAAAAACATATAAAATTGGAGTTACGCAAATTGTTGAGCATCCTTCATTAGATGAGGCTTTTAAAGGGTTTAAACAAGCACTTGAGGATAAAGGGTTAAAAGTAGAATATGATGTTCAAATTGCTCAAGGGGATCAGTCAAACAACCAAACAATTGCCAACAACTTTGTCGGAGATGGTGTTGATTTAATATTTGCGAACTCTACTCCAAGTGCGTTAGCAGCTGTTAATGCAACGAAGGATATTCCAATTGTCTTTACGTCTGTTACAGATCCTGTTGGTGCTGGGCTTGTAAAGGATATGGAAAACCCGGAAGGCAATGTAACAGGTACGACAGATACACATCCTGATGCGATTCCAAATACTGTAAAATTCATCGATGAATATATAGATGGAAATAAAGTTGGGATGATTTATAATTCCGGTGAGCAAAATTCTGTTGCGCAAATAGACTTAGTGAAAAAAGCAATGGAAGGAACTGATTTAGAAGTAGTAGAAGCTTCTGTGTCTACTTCGGCAGAGGTCAAGCAAGCAGCAGAATCTTTAGTTGGAAAGGTAGATAGCATTTATATCATTACAGATAATACGGTCGTGTCCGCACTCGAGTCGGTTATTTCCGTTGCCAATGACAAGGATATCCCGCTTTTTGTCGGCGAACTTGATTCTGTCCACCGCGGCGGTTTTGCAGCATACGGCTTTGAATATTTCGATATCGGCTATCAAGCAGGTGAAATGGCTGCAGATATTTTAAATGGTGATAAAAAGCCTTCTGATATACCTGTTCAATATCCGCAAAACTTAAAACTGCTAATTAACAAAAAAGCTGCAAAAGAAATGAACATTGAAATATTAGATGAATGGCAAGATATGGCAGAATTCGTTGAAGAATAA
- a CDS encoding uncharacterized protein YbcI (product_source=COG5609; cog=COG5609; pfam=PF10057) → MSRKEHAFNDVVRRIRKEMFGKGPERIRTVFIENMAISTMHGNLTATEKFIAQSPGGEDLIHKARTKMIQEEYRKKVPDGLEEIVGSKFIRLFSDIDIKDDVAVSVFYFEDKIEG, encoded by the coding sequence ATGAGCCGCAAAGAACACGCTTTTAATGATGTCGTGAGAAGAATTCGCAAAGAAATGTTTGGGAAGGGTCCTGAACGTATCAGAACTGTTTTCATCGAGAATATGGCGATTAGTACTATGCATGGGAATTTGACTGCAACAGAAAAATTTATCGCACAAAGCCCAGGCGGCGAAGATTTGATTCATAAAGCACGAACAAAGATGATTCAAGAGGAATACAGAAAAAAAGTGCCAGATGGACTAGAAGAAATAGTTGGCTCAAAATTTATCCGTTTATTTTCCGATATCGATATAAAAGATGATGTCGCTGTATCCGTTTTTTATTTCGAAGACAAAATTGAAGGATAA
- a CDS encoding OFA family oxalate/formate antiporter-like MFS transporter (product_source=KO:K08177; cath_funfam=1.20.1250.20; cog=COG0477; ko=KO:K08177; pfam=PF07690; superfamily=103473; transmembrane_helix_parts=Inside_1_8,TMhelix_9_31,Outside_32_45,TMhelix_46_68,Inside_69_74,TMhelix_75_97,Outside_98_100,TMhelix_101_123,Inside_124_135,TMhelix_136_158,Outside_159_167,TMhelix_168_187,Inside_188_227,TMhelix_228_249,Outside_250_258,TMhelix_259_281,Inside_282_287,TMhelix_288_310,Outside_311_314,TMhelix_315_337,Inside_338_348,TMhelix_349_371,Outside_372_380,TMhelix_381_403,Inside_404_420), protein MEKSTKNRWLIAVSAVGIHISIGSVYAWSNFTNPLKNMFGWSDSEVALTFSIAILFLGLSAAFLGHFVEKHGPRKSGLLAAAFFGVGIAGSGLAVLAESKLLLYFFYGVLGGIGLGVGYIAPVSTLVKWFPDRRGLATGLAIMGFGFASAISSPVMNYLITNYGVSNTFFTLGIAYFTIMTLSSIYLERPPEGWMPAGFKEKVASGKAKPTMDLSQLTSNEAVKTRRFWYLWMMLFINVTCGIAILAVAKPLAMESIGIDLVQASALVGAIGVFNGLGRIGWASISDYIGRPNTYTTFFVLQIGLFMLLPHTTNAILFQVMLAIIYTCYGGGFASIPAYIGDLFGTKQLGAIHGYILTAWAAAGLAGPMFVAYIKDTTGSYAGSLTIFAALFVIALLVSLLIRIDIAKLMKQKEAEKAVS, encoded by the coding sequence GTGGAAAAATCAACAAAAAATCGTTGGCTGATTGCTGTATCAGCTGTAGGAATCCATATTTCCATTGGTTCCGTTTATGCTTGGAGCAACTTTACCAACCCTTTAAAAAACATGTTCGGTTGGTCTGACTCTGAAGTTGCTTTAACGTTTAGTATTGCTATTTTATTTTTAGGTCTTTCTGCAGCATTTTTAGGTCATTTTGTTGAAAAACATGGTCCAAGAAAATCAGGTTTGCTTGCAGCAGCCTTCTTTGGCGTTGGAATTGCAGGTTCTGGATTGGCGGTTTTAGCAGAATCAAAGCTGCTTCTTTATTTCTTTTATGGTGTATTAGGTGGAATCGGACTTGGCGTCGGTTATATCGCACCGGTTTCCACGCTCGTAAAATGGTTCCCTGACCGCCGTGGACTTGCTACAGGACTTGCCATCATGGGATTTGGATTTGCTTCCGCTATCTCAAGTCCTGTTATGAACTATTTAATTACCAATTATGGGGTATCTAATACATTTTTCACGTTAGGTATTGCATACTTTACCATTATGACTCTATCGTCTATATATCTAGAAAGGCCGCCAGAAGGCTGGATGCCGGCAGGCTTTAAAGAAAAAGTGGCTTCCGGTAAAGCAAAACCAACTATGGATCTATCACAATTAACTTCAAACGAGGCAGTCAAAACACGTCGCTTCTGGTATCTATGGATGATGCTTTTTATCAATGTAACGTGTGGTATTGCGATCCTAGCAGTTGCGAAGCCTCTTGCCATGGAATCTATCGGAATCGATTTAGTTCAAGCATCTGCACTTGTTGGGGCGATTGGGGTATTTAACGGTTTAGGTCGTATCGGTTGGGCATCTATTTCTGACTATATTGGTCGTCCGAATACATATACAACGTTCTTTGTTCTTCAAATCGGATTGTTCATGCTACTACCGCACACGACGAATGCAATCCTTTTCCAAGTGATGCTTGCAATTATATATACGTGCTACGGAGGAGGATTTGCATCTATTCCAGCCTACATTGGTGATTTATTCGGAACAAAACAGCTTGGTGCTATTCACGGTTATATTTTAACTGCATGGGCAGCTGCTGGGCTTGCTGGTCCAATGTTTGTTGCTTATATTAAAGATACAACTGGCTCTTACGCAGGAAGCTTAACGATCTTTGCTGCATTGTTTGTGATCGCATTGCTTGTTTCTTTGTTAATACGAATCGACATCGCTAAGCTTATGAAACAAAAAGAAGCGGAGAAAGCAGTTTCTTAA
- a CDS encoding molybdopterin-dependent oxidoreductase alpha subunit (product_source=TIGR01701; cath_funfam=2.40.40.20,3.40.228.10,3.40.50.740; cog=COG0243; pfam=PF00384,PF01568; superfamily=50692,53706; tigrfam=TIGR01701) yields the protein MGQTKHTGPIKLPKGIQPKFWVSPIPFGLGKVKPKHIRDTMKVVWENKDNLSYAKNIITKGVCDGCALGVSGLYDQTLTGPHLCTTRLNVLRLNTMPAIKEVILHSDIDELRKLSSTELRKLGRIPYPLIRRAGERKFSRISWDEAMDIIAGKMKKLDPKQYAFYLTSRGITNETYYVAAKVARFLGTNHLDNASRICHSPSKTALNRSLGVGASTCNYKDWIGTDVLLFWGSVASNSSPVSTKYMLAAKKKGTKIIVINPYREPAMDKYWIPSVPESALFGTKIADDFYQINIGGDIAFMHGIMKHWFEMEEKEYGSAINHEFVQAHVNGYEELKAKVQEQSWDAIVQSSGVAKERIIELSELLAKSKNAVFAWALGLTMHSFATDNISQVANLALLRGFIGRKNNGLMPFRGHSSVQGTGEMGADPFVLPGGGWDKKNVERIEKLWGFELPKWQGDIVGVSLENAMLPDDHERKLKLYYLSGGNFLETMPNPKFVEKALANLDIRVHQDIILNTSTLVDAKEAVIVLPAKTRYEQEGGGTSTSTERMVYFSPEIEGNKNRIKEARAEWKIYIDLAKRVKPDTAHLVDFKDAQAIREEIAKANPNYDGIQYLKKQGDVFQWGGAWLCEDGICPTPDGRGNLIPVDIPSLDKPDGTFYITTRRGKQFNSMVFKEVDPFNDAERYDVLINPEDAKRLNILDGEGIVVYNEHGTFQGKARYAEITKGNIGLHFPEGNVLIPQGIYDGPSGIPQYSVAAKVEKAERYLAEKDTKYLEKRIDDLEDTPA from the coding sequence ATGGGGCAAACCAAACATACAGGCCCTATCAAACTGCCAAAAGGGATTCAACCTAAATTTTGGGTAAGCCCAATTCCTTTCGGTTTAGGTAAAGTCAAACCAAAACATATTCGTGATACGATGAAAGTCGTATGGGAAAATAAAGATAATTTAAGCTACGCAAAAAATATCATTACAAAAGGTGTATGTGATGGATGTGCGCTAGGTGTTTCTGGTCTTTACGATCAAACGCTAACCGGACCACACCTTTGTACAACGCGCTTAAATGTCCTTCGCTTGAACACAATGCCAGCGATCAAGGAAGTAATTTTACATTCGGATATCGATGAACTGCGGAAGCTTTCTAGCACAGAGCTTCGTAAACTTGGCCGCATTCCATATCCATTAATTAGAAGAGCAGGAGAGCGGAAATTTTCACGTATTTCCTGGGATGAAGCAATGGATATCATTGCAGGCAAAATGAAAAAACTTGATCCGAAGCAATATGCGTTTTATCTCACATCAAGAGGAATTACGAACGAGACCTATTACGTGGCAGCGAAGGTTGCGCGTTTTTTAGGCACTAACCATTTGGATAACGCATCGCGAATTTGCCACTCGCCATCCAAGACTGCATTGAACCGCTCTCTTGGTGTCGGTGCTTCTACTTGCAACTATAAGGATTGGATTGGAACAGATGTTCTACTGTTCTGGGGAAGTGTGGCTTCAAACAGCTCGCCAGTTTCCACGAAATATATGCTTGCTGCAAAGAAGAAAGGTACAAAAATTATTGTCATTAACCCTTATCGCGAACCGGCAATGGATAAATATTGGATTCCTTCGGTTCCAGAGTCTGCACTATTTGGAACGAAAATTGCCGATGACTTTTATCAAATCAATATCGGCGGTGACATTGCGTTTATGCATGGTATTATGAAGCATTGGTTTGAGATGGAGGAAAAAGAGTACGGCTCAGCCATTAACCATGAATTCGTGCAAGCACATGTAAACGGATATGAAGAATTAAAAGCAAAAGTTCAAGAGCAATCATGGGATGCAATCGTTCAATCATCCGGAGTAGCAAAAGAGCGTATAATCGAGCTTAGTGAACTGCTCGCTAAAAGCAAAAATGCTGTTTTTGCTTGGGCGCTTGGATTAACGATGCACTCGTTTGCAACAGACAATATTTCTCAAGTAGCAAATTTAGCATTACTACGCGGTTTCATAGGACGCAAAAACAATGGCTTAATGCCTTTCCGCGGACACTCAAGCGTACAAGGTACAGGAGAAATGGGTGCGGACCCATTCGTTCTTCCAGGAGGCGGTTGGGATAAGAAGAACGTGGAACGCATCGAAAAGCTTTGGGGCTTTGAACTGCCAAAATGGCAAGGCGACATTGTGGGCGTTTCTCTTGAAAACGCAATGCTTCCTGATGATCATGAGCGCAAATTGAAGCTTTATTATCTTTCTGGCGGAAATTTTCTAGAAACGATGCCGAATCCAAAATTCGTTGAAAAAGCGTTGGCGAACTTAGACATTCGAGTACATCAAGATATCATTTTGAATACGTCTACACTTGTGGATGCAAAAGAAGCCGTTATTGTATTGCCGGCAAAAACTCGCTATGAACAAGAAGGAGGCGGAACTAGTACATCTACTGAACGTATGGTGTACTTCAGCCCAGAAATTGAAGGAAACAAAAATCGCATCAAAGAAGCGCGGGCAGAGTGGAAGATTTATATCGATCTTGCAAAAAGGGTAAAGCCTGATACAGCACACCTTGTTGATTTTAAAGATGCTCAAGCTATTCGTGAGGAAATTGCCAAAGCAAACCCAAATTATGATGGCATCCAATATTTAAAAAAACAAGGAGACGTATTTCAATGGGGTGGCGCATGGCTATGCGAGGACGGTATTTGTCCAACACCAGATGGTAGAGGTAATTTAATTCCAGTTGACATCCCTAGCTTGGATAAGCCTGACGGAACCTTTTACATTACAACAAGACGAGGCAAGCAATTTAATTCTATGGTTTTCAAAGAAGTTGATCCTTTTAATGATGCTGAACGTTATGATGTTTTGATTAATCCAGAAGATGCAAAGCGCTTAAACATACTGGATGGAGAAGGCATTGTCGTATACAACGAGCATGGAACTTTTCAAGGCAAAGCTCGTTATGCTGAAATCACAAAAGGAAACATTGGACTCCATTTCCCAGAAGGAAACGTGTTGATACCACAAGGAATTTATGATGGGCCTTCTGGAATTCCTCAATATAGTGTGGCGGCAAAAGTAGAAAAAGCAGAACGCTATTTAGCTGAAAAAGATACGAAGTATCTCGAAAAACGCATTGATGACTTAGAGGATACACCTGCATAA